Part of the Streptomyces antimycoticus genome, TCCTCCGGCGCGGCCGGCGTCCTCACCGAGTCGAGGAGCAGTTGCGCCACGTCCACGACCTGGAGCTCTTCCTTCGCCTTCCCGTCGTTCTTCTTGCCGTTGACGGAGTCGGTCAGCATCACCAGGCAGAACGGGCAGGCGGTGGAGACGATGTCCGGGTTGAGGGACAGGGCCTCGTCCACGCGCTCGTTGTTGATGCGCTTGCCGATCCGCTCCTCCATCCACATCCGGGCGCCGCCCGCGCCACAGCAGAAGCCGCGCTCCTTGTGGCGGTGCATCTCCTCGTTCCGCAGCCCCGGCACCTTGGCGATGATCTCGCGCGGCGGGGTGTAGACCTTGTTGTGGCGGCCCAGGTAGCAGGGGTCGTGGTAGGTGATCAGACCCTCGACCGGGGTGACCGGGATCAGCTTGCCCTCGTCGATGAGGTGCTGCAGCAGCTGGGTGTGGTGGATGACCTCGAACTCGCCGCCCAGCTGCGGGTACTCGTTCGCGATCGTGTTGAAGCAGTGCGGGCAGGTCGCGACGATCTTCTTCTTGGACTTCTCGACCACGACGCCCTCGGCCCCGTCCTCACCTTCGGCGGACTCACCGAAGGCCATGTTCAGCATCTCGACGTTCTGCTGGCCGAGCTGCTGGAAGAGGAACTCGTTGCCCAGGCGGCGGGCGGAGTCACCGGTGCACGCCTCGTCGCCGCCCATGATCGCGAACTTGACGCCCGCGATGTGCAGCAGCTCCGCGAAGGCCTTGGTGGTCTTCTTCGCCCGGTCCTCCAGGGCGCCCGCGCAGCCGACCCAGTACAGGTAGTCGACCTCGGTGAGGTCCTCGATGTCCTTGCCGACGACCGGCACCTCGAAGTCGACTTCCTTGGTCCACGCCAGCCGCTGCTTCTTGGCCAGGCCCCAGGGGTTGCCCTTCTTCTCCAGGTTCTTGAGCATCGTGCCCGCCTCGGACGGGAACGAGGACTCGATCATCACCTGGTAGCGGCGCATGTCCACGATGTGGTCAACGTGCTCGATGTCCACCGGGCACTGCTCGACGCACGCACCGCAGGTGGTGCAGGACCACAGCACGTCCGGGTCGATGACGCCATTCTCTTCGAGCGTGCCGATCAGCGGGCGCTCGGCCTCGGCCAGCGCCGACGCGGGCACGTCGGCGAGCTGCTCCTCGCTCGCCTTCTCCTCGCCCTCGGCCGTCTTGCCGCCACCGGCGAGCAGATACGGCGCCTTGGCGTGCGAGTGGTCGCGCAGCGCCATGATCAGCAGCTTGGGCGACAGCGGCTTGCCGGTGTTCCAGGCGGGGCACTGCGACTGGCAGCGGCCGCATTCGGTGCAGGTGGAGAAGTCGAGGATGCCCTTCCAGGAGAAGTGCTCGATCTGCGAGACGCCGAACTGGGCGTCCTCGTCGGGGTCCTCGAAGTCGATCGGCTTGCCCTCGCTCACCATCGGCTGCAGCGCGCCGAGGGCCACCTCGCCGTCCGCGTTGCGCTTGAACCAGATGTTCGGGAAGGCGAGGAAGCGGTGCCAGGCGATGCTCATGTCGAGGTTGGTGCTGACCGTGATCATCCAGATCATGGTCGTACCGAGCTTGATCATCGCGAACAGGTAGGTCAGGTTCTGCACCGTGTCCACGCTGAGGCCGTCGAAGAGCTGGACCAGCGGATACGAGGCGAAGTACGCGGGCTCGTAAGTGTCGACGTGGTGCAGTGCGCCCTCGGTGCCGCGCAGGGCCATGATCGCGACGCCGATGATGAGGATGACGTACTCGACGAAGTACGCCTGCCAGGCGGTGGAGCCCGCGAACCGCGACTTGCGGCCGGCCCGGCTGGGCAGGTTGAGCAGCCGGATCGCCATCAGCGTCAGGATGCCCAGGGTGGTCATCGTGCCGATGAACTCGATGTACAGCTCGTAGGGGAGGAAGCCGCCGAGGATCGGCAGCGTCCAG contains:
- a CDS encoding (Fe-S)-binding protein produces the protein MQLAAIIVSLVLTAVGVALLGRAVAQFVRFFKLGAPVPAGARIDNPYQRSVTLAREFLAHTRMNKWGVIGVAHWFVAIGFLTLPPTIINAYGQLFQADWTLPILGGFLPYELYIEFIGTMTTLGILTLMAIRLLNLPSRAGRKSRFAGSTAWQAYFVEYVILIIGVAIMALRGTEGALHHVDTYEPAYFASYPLVQLFDGLSVDTVQNLTYLFAMIKLGTTMIWMITVSTNLDMSIAWHRFLAFPNIWFKRNADGEVALGALQPMVSEGKPIDFEDPDEDAQFGVSQIEHFSWKGILDFSTCTECGRCQSQCPAWNTGKPLSPKLLIMALRDHSHAKAPYLLAGGGKTAEGEEKASEEQLADVPASALAEAERPLIGTLEENGVIDPDVLWSCTTCGACVEQCPVDIEHVDHIVDMRRYQVMIESSFPSEAGTMLKNLEKKGNPWGLAKKQRLAWTKEVDFEVPVVGKDIEDLTEVDYLYWVGCAGALEDRAKKTTKAFAELLHIAGVKFAIMGGDEACTGDSARRLGNEFLFQQLGQQNVEMLNMAFGESAEGEDGAEGVVVEKSKKKIVATCPHCFNTIANEYPQLGGEFEVIHHTQLLQHLIDEGKLIPVTPVEGLITYHDPCYLGRHNKVYTPPREIIAKVPGLRNEEMHRHKERGFCCGAGGARMWMEERIGKRINNERVDEALSLNPDIVSTACPFCLVMLTDSVNGKKNDGKAKEELQVVDVAQLLLDSVRTPAAPEDGGKNTEAPEPAPAK